In Halobacteriovorax marinus SJ, the following proteins share a genomic window:
- the fabF gene encoding beta-ketoacyl-ACP synthase II, whose amino-acid sequence MNRVVITGMGAICGLGHSLDEVWGNIIEGKSGISKIENSPIEKLAVQIGGEVKNFEIDPEILDPKEATRYDKFVHFALHSGYEAWKDAGLENHNYAPEKIGSILGVGMGGFPEIERTYETFMAKGPRRISPFFIPGIIPNMATGLLSIKLDLQGVNYTIASACASAAHAISAAAFEIMAGRQDVMITGGAESVLSNLPMGGFISMKALSKSVEEPEKASRPFDVDRNGFVIGEGAGVLVLENYESAKARGAKIYAEVVGHGTSSDAHHITAPHPEGEGAYKCMKMCIESAGVDPAKVGYVNAHGTSTPLGDLGETKAIKKTFGDHAKNMYVSSTKSMIGHLLGAAGGVESIFCAMALHKGILPPTINLDNQDPECDLDYVANQAKNVQVEYALNNSFGFGGTNSSLLLKRYTE is encoded by the coding sequence ATGAATAGAGTTGTTATTACAGGTATGGGTGCCATCTGCGGATTAGGTCACTCACTTGATGAAGTTTGGGGAAATATCATTGAAGGTAAATCTGGTATTTCTAAAATTGAAAACTCACCTATTGAAAAGCTAGCTGTTCAAATTGGTGGAGAAGTTAAGAACTTTGAAATAGACCCAGAAATTCTAGACCCTAAAGAGGCCACAAGATACGACAAGTTTGTACACTTTGCACTCCATTCAGGGTACGAAGCGTGGAAGGATGCCGGGCTAGAAAACCACAACTACGCACCAGAAAAAATTGGCTCAATCCTAGGTGTAGGAATGGGTGGATTTCCAGAAATAGAAAGAACGTATGAAACTTTTATGGCCAAAGGTCCAAGAAGAATTTCTCCATTCTTTATTCCAGGAATTATTCCTAATATGGCGACAGGTCTCTTAAGTATTAAACTTGACCTCCAAGGTGTTAACTACACGATCGCTTCCGCTTGTGCTTCAGCAGCTCACGCAATATCAGCAGCAGCTTTTGAAATTATGGCCGGAAGACAAGATGTAATGATCACAGGTGGAGCAGAGTCTGTTCTTTCAAACTTACCTATGGGTGGTTTCATCTCTATGAAGGCGCTTTCTAAAAGTGTTGAAGAACCAGAAAAAGCCTCTCGTCCTTTTGATGTAGATCGTAATGGTTTTGTCATTGGAGAGGGAGCAGGTGTTCTCGTATTAGAAAACTACGAATCAGCAAAAGCTCGTGGAGCAAAGATCTATGCTGAAGTTGTTGGTCACGGAACATCAAGTGATGCTCACCATATTACGGCACCACACCCAGAGGGTGAAGGCGCTTATAAATGTATGAAGATGTGTATTGAATCAGCAGGTGTTGATCCTGCAAAAGTTGGCTACGTAAATGCCCACGGAACTTCTACTCCACTAGGAGACTTAGGAGAAACTAAGGCCATTAAGAAAACTTTTGGAGATCACGCTAAGAATATGTATGTCTCATCTACAAAGTCTATGATTGGACATCTCTTAGGTGCAGCAGGTGGAGTAGAAAGTATTTTCTGTGCGATGGCACTTCATAAAGGAATCCTTCCTCCAACTATTAATTTAGACAATCAAGACCCAGAATGTGATTTAGACTATGTTGCAAATCAGGCCAAGAATGTTCAAGTGGAATATGCACTAAATAATTCATTTGGTTTTGGTGGAACTAACTCTTCTCTACTTCTAAAAAGATATACAGAATAA
- the alr gene encoding alanine racemase: MRFRSRHFISFEKLENNYKKLKEICVDNKIIFMVKANAYGHGVIPIVRHSVEKLGITEFGCASLGEALLLREELYDLEFEIYVFSDVQVELRECAEIYLNRRIIPVISNRDDLDFILNSREFENFPLFIKFNTGMNRLGLEMDKVDEVIRSIRVSGRKSIYHLMTHLSSSSLPIKKNKRNIIQFENFEKIKKAFSDAGIEVERTSIANSGAIEQGAGLGETHVRPGLMMYGPSSMLPQYSDLSLWSGEIISKLETYVISIFDVEKGQPVGYGATPCPSKGKVAIVALGYGDGFTTRYIGTHLYHKDIKGKVVGRVNMDMAQVFFDENSLPDLKVGDSFTLWDHSAERFAEFCKEAKIIPYEVFIGITQRVPKIYS; the protein is encoded by the coding sequence ATGCGTTTTCGCTCAAGACACTTTATTAGCTTTGAAAAATTAGAAAATAATTATAAGAAATTAAAAGAAATCTGTGTAGATAATAAAATCATCTTTATGGTTAAGGCCAATGCCTATGGGCATGGGGTGATACCTATTGTTCGCCATAGTGTTGAGAAGCTTGGAATCACTGAGTTTGGATGCGCTAGTCTTGGAGAGGCACTTCTTTTAAGAGAAGAGCTCTATGATCTTGAATTTGAAATTTATGTTTTCTCAGATGTTCAGGTTGAGCTGAGAGAGTGCGCTGAAATTTATTTGAATAGAAGAATTATACCGGTGATATCAAATCGTGATGATTTAGATTTCATTTTAAATAGTAGAGAGTTTGAAAACTTTCCACTCTTTATTAAGTTTAATACTGGAATGAATCGACTCGGTCTAGAAATGGATAAAGTTGATGAGGTGATAAGAAGTATTAGAGTTTCTGGTAGAAAATCAATTTACCATTTAATGACTCACTTATCTTCATCTTCTCTTCCTATTAAGAAGAATAAGAGAAATATAATTCAATTTGAAAATTTTGAAAAAATTAAGAAAGCTTTCTCTGATGCTGGAATTGAAGTTGAGAGAACTTCAATTGCAAACTCTGGTGCTATTGAGCAGGGTGCTGGACTTGGCGAAACACACGTAAGACCTGGTCTGATGATGTATGGGCCAAGTTCGATGTTGCCGCAATACTCTGATCTAAGTCTTTGGAGTGGTGAGATTATTTCTAAGTTAGAAACTTATGTCATCTCAATTTTCGATGTAGAAAAGGGACAGCCTGTAGGTTACGGAGCTACACCTTGTCCGTCCAAAGGGAAGGTGGCCATAGTCGCTCTCGGCTACGGAGATGGTTTTACTACTCGCTATATTGGAACACATCTCTATCATAAAGATATTAAAGGTAAGGTTGTTGGCAGAGTGAATATGGATATGGCCCAAGTTTTCTTTGATGAAAACTCTCTACCTGATCTAAAAGTAGGGGATAGTTTCACTCTTTGGGATCATAGTGCCGAGAGATTCGCTGAGTTCTGTAAAGAAGCTAAAATAATTCCTTATGAAGTCTTCATTGGAATTACACAGAGAGTTCCAAAGATTTATTCTTAA
- a CDS encoding MlaE family ABC transporter permease, translating to MILYLADGIAQVMVLITNQIRKFVEAIGSMTMENVQGLGSICRFIFKFFYWVFKPPYRFKLFAEQFYFIGNKSLFIITLAGSFTGMVMAYQTYFGFKLINVDSLVGSVVAISLAKELAPVLSGLIVAGRAGAAMAAQIGTMKVTEQVDALEVMGIDSYQYLAVPRILAATLSLPMLSIVFLFVGNVGSYIVGTVALLIDETMYLSKLGDFMFVGDIVQGIIKATVFGFVIAVIGTYFGFNVTKGAEGVGKGTNLAVVWGMISVLVLDYFLTSFLVQVL from the coding sequence TTGATACTTTATTTAGCCGACGGAATAGCTCAAGTAATGGTCTTAATCACAAATCAGATAAGAAAATTTGTAGAAGCAATTGGTTCTATGACAATGGAAAACGTCCAAGGTCTAGGTAGCATTTGCAGATTTATATTCAAATTCTTCTACTGGGTATTCAAGCCTCCATATCGATTTAAGCTCTTCGCCGAGCAGTTCTACTTTATCGGAAATAAATCACTTTTTATCATTACATTGGCCGGAAGTTTTACGGGTATGGTTATGGCCTACCAAACTTACTTCGGCTTTAAATTAATTAATGTCGATTCACTAGTTGGTTCAGTTGTTGCTATCTCTTTGGCTAAGGAGCTGGCTCCCGTATTGAGTGGACTCATCGTTGCGGGTCGAGCTGGTGCAGCTATGGCCGCTCAAATTGGAACGATGAAAGTGACAGAACAAGTAGATGCTCTCGAAGTTATGGGTATTGATAGCTATCAGTACTTAGCTGTTCCAAGAATTTTGGCGGCGACTCTCTCTCTACCAATGCTCAGTATTGTTTTCTTATTTGTTGGAAATGTAGGCTCATATATTGTTGGTACAGTAGCGCTTCTAATTGATGAAACGATGTATCTCTCAAAGTTAGGCGACTTTATGTTCGTTGGAGATATTGTCCAGGGAATCATTAAGGCCACTGTCTTTGGTTTTGTCATTGCTGTTATTGGAACGTACTTTGGTTTTAATGTAACTAAAGGAGCTGAAGGAGTAGGGAAGGGAACAAACCTCGCTGTGGTCTGGGGAATGATTTCAGTACTTGTTCTAGATTACTTCTTAACCTCTTTCTTGGTGCAGGTCCTATAA
- a CDS encoding YceD family protein yields MLQRDIKDNLEEFARIESFLDEERSYELDKGCEWVNDLLAELEENLEEDEKDPENRKMSVNLKIKRKSIPSYGEGLIVRGDFSGNFLTPCIKCLAPAAETCQGEFEAVFITDKFEKAEEFDETLSLWADNSELEVYFHNRGKCHIKKVVHEHIFLGLNPYPLHSEDCKGLCGTCGSDLNHEDCGHGAQ; encoded by the coding sequence ATGTTGCAAAGAGACATAAAAGATAATCTAGAGGAGTTCGCCAGAATTGAGAGTTTTCTCGATGAGGAGAGAAGCTACGAGCTAGACAAGGGCTGCGAATGGGTGAACGACCTTTTAGCAGAGCTTGAAGAAAACCTAGAAGAGGACGAAAAAGATCCTGAAAACAGAAAGATGTCTGTTAATTTAAAGATCAAGAGAAAGAGTATTCCAAGCTACGGAGAAGGACTCATTGTTAGAGGTGACTTCAGCGGGAACTTTCTCACTCCATGTATCAAGTGCCTAGCGCCTGCCGCCGAGACTTGCCAAGGAGAATTTGAAGCAGTCTTTATTACTGATAAATTTGAAAAAGCTGAAGAATTTGATGAAACTCTAAGCCTTTGGGCCGATAATTCTGAGCTGGAAGTTTATTTTCACAATAGAGGTAAGTGTCACATTAAAAAAGTGGTTCACGAGCATATTTTTCTTGGATTAAATCCTTACCCTCTCCACAGTGAAGACTGTAAAGGACTATGTGGAACTTGTGGAAGTGACTTAAATCACGAAGATTGTGGACACGGGGCCCAATAA
- the fabG gene encoding 3-oxoacyl-ACP reductase FabG, which translates to MAKFEDLKDKKVLVTGATRGIGRAIALNLASQGAHVVFNFREGKEEIAKQMEEELKAAGAANATAVMFDVTNSEQIKTALDAFNKEHGAITGLVNNAGISKDQIVLRLKEEDITQTLDTNLKGSILVTSALSRAFLRAENVSIVNISSVVGLMGNPSQIAYAASKAGMLGFTKSYAKELASRNVRCNAICPGFIETDMTEALDEKVKEAYLSSIPLNRLGNVEEVANLVNFLLSRASSYITGEVIKIDGGLYI; encoded by the coding sequence ATGGCAAAATTTGAAGATTTAAAAGATAAGAAAGTTTTAGTTACGGGTGCAACGAGAGGAATTGGTAGGGCCATTGCTCTTAACCTAGCTTCACAAGGTGCTCACGTAGTTTTCAACTTTAGAGAAGGAAAAGAAGAAATCGCTAAACAAATGGAAGAAGAACTTAAAGCTGCGGGAGCTGCAAATGCAACTGCCGTTATGTTCGACGTTACAAATAGCGAGCAAATCAAAACTGCCCTCGATGCTTTCAATAAAGAGCACGGTGCAATTACTGGTCTTGTTAACAATGCCGGTATCTCTAAAGATCAAATTGTTCTTAGACTTAAGGAAGAAGATATTACTCAAACACTAGATACGAACCTAAAAGGATCTATTCTAGTTACGTCTGCGCTCTCAAGGGCCTTTCTAAGAGCTGAGAATGTTTCTATCGTAAATATTAGTTCTGTAGTTGGACTAATGGGAAATCCTTCTCAAATTGCTTACGCCGCCTCAAAGGCCGGAATGCTTGGATTTACAAAGAGTTATGCTAAAGAACTTGCCTCTAGAAATGTAAGATGTAACGCAATATGTCCAGGATTTATCGAAACAGATATGACCGAAGCACTTGATGAAAAGGTAAAAGAAGCGTATCTTTCCTCGATCCCGTTAAACCGCCTCGGTAATGTTGAGGAAGTTGCTAACCTAGTGAATTTTTTACTAAGTAGAGCCTCTTCATATATTACAGGTGAAGTTATAAAGATTGACGGTGGATTATATATTTAA
- a CDS encoding shikimate kinase — MIIAICGFMGAGKSTFLQTFSGVPIIDLDIAIRDEVGEDLGEYIRRSGWEKFRQLESLCLRQKVHTIGQEGLIALGGGTLEDEKNIEFLKESGVKILHLKVDFDEAMNRIAGDANRPQLDKSRDELEELYLKREKVFSKCCDLSLVSDVNSWPTSWTLLKTLF; from the coding sequence GTGATTATAGCTATTTGTGGATTTATGGGAGCGGGAAAGAGCACATTCTTACAGACCTTTTCCGGTGTCCCTATTATTGATTTAGATATTGCTATTCGAGACGAAGTTGGCGAGGACTTAGGCGAGTATATAAGGAGAAGTGGGTGGGAGAAATTTCGCCAGTTGGAGTCTCTTTGTTTGCGCCAGAAAGTCCATACAATTGGTCAAGAGGGACTGATTGCTCTGGGAGGAGGAACGCTTGAAGATGAGAAAAATATTGAGTTTTTAAAGGAATCAGGAGTAAAGATCCTACATCTGAAAGTTGACTTTGATGAGGCCATGAATCGAATTGCTGGAGATGCGAATAGACCACAGCTTGATAAGAGTAGAGACGAGCTAGAAGAGCTCTATTTAAAAAGAGAGAAGGTTTTTTCAAAGTGCTGTGACCTGAGCTTAGTCTCTGATGTGAATTCTTGGCCTACGAGCTGGACTTTGCTCAAGACTCTTTTTTAA
- the fabD gene encoding ACP S-malonyltransferase, which produces MTKSVTLLFPGQGAQYVGMGKSLEGHSAFNLFEKANQALGFNLTKMMFEGPEEDLKLTKYTQPAILSHSVALFEKAKEILEEKNVKIDRVLGHSVGEYAALVAAGAISYEDALNAVHLRGTYMQDAVPAGKGKMFAIMKVPEDKILEACKAASTEGSEVMPANFNEPSQIVISGEADACDRAVKWLEENWSDPYRAVELKVSAPFHSSLMEPAAKNLKEAFAKFKFNDSTLPYIANIDAKEYAAGTSAATIQDNLIKQVDGSVLWTQSIQELPDDTICIECGPGRVLMGLVRKINRNIKVISLDKDGAFDELKELLS; this is translated from the coding sequence ATGACAAAATCAGTTACTTTATTATTTCCTGGTCAAGGTGCACAGTATGTAGGGATGGGAAAATCTCTCGAAGGTCATAGTGCGTTTAATCTCTTTGAAAAGGCAAACCAAGCTCTTGGTTTCAACCTTACAAAGATGATGTTCGAAGGACCAGAGGAAGATCTCAAACTTACAAAGTACACACAGCCAGCAATTCTAAGTCACTCTGTTGCTCTTTTTGAAAAAGCAAAAGAAATTCTTGAAGAAAAGAATGTAAAAATTGACCGAGTTCTCGGTCACTCTGTTGGAGAATATGCGGCCCTAGTTGCGGCCGGAGCAATCTCTTATGAAGATGCACTCAACGCTGTTCATCTTCGTGGAACTTATATGCAAGATGCAGTTCCAGCAGGAAAGGGAAAGATGTTCGCCATCATGAAAGTCCCTGAAGATAAAATTCTTGAAGCTTGTAAAGCTGCTAGCACAGAAGGTTCTGAGGTTATGCCAGCAAACTTTAACGAACCATCACAAATTGTTATCTCGGGCGAAGCCGATGCTTGTGACAGGGCCGTTAAATGGTTAGAGGAAAATTGGAGCGATCCATATAGAGCGGTTGAATTAAAAGTTTCGGCCCCATTTCACTCTTCGCTAATGGAGCCAGCAGCTAAGAATTTAAAAGAAGCTTTTGCAAAATTTAAATTCAACGACTCAACTCTTCCCTACATCGCCAATATCGATGCTAAAGAGTATGCAGCCGGAACAAGTGCAGCAACAATTCAAGATAATTTAATCAAGCAAGTTGATGGCTCAGTTCTTTGGACACAAAGTATTCAAGAACTTCCAGATGACACAATCTGTATCGAGTGTGGACCTGGACGAGTATTAATGGGACTTGTTAGAAAGATTAATCGCAACATCAAAGTTATCTCACTAGATAAAGACGGTGCCTTTGATGAATTGAAGGAGCTATTATCATGA
- the rpmF gene encoding 50S ribosomal protein L32, producing MAVPKKKTSVSKKGLRRAGQHHKLYANNNVVVDNTTGELTKKGCISPSGYWKGKKIFETKADREEETTEE from the coding sequence ATGGCAGTACCAAAGAAGAAAACCAGTGTTTCTAAAAAAGGTTTAAGAAGAGCTGGGCAACACCATAAATTATATGCAAATAACAACGTAGTTGTTGATAATACAACTGGTGAGTTAACTAAGAAGGGATGTATTTCTCCATCTGGTTACTGGAAAGGTAAGAAAATCTTCGAAACTAAAGCTGATAGAGAAGAAGAAACTACTGAAGAGTAG
- a CDS encoding beta-ketoacyl-ACP synthase III has translation MTEYKVKIKGTGMFVPEKVLTNDDLSKMVDTNDEWIFERTGIRQRRISNTEAGEFPSDMAYHATLQALKEANLEPNDIDMILFGSVTPDYKLPNTAVILQQKLGITNQCAALDIAAACSGFVYGVNMAQAMVRTGMQKNVLVVGSEMLSTEVNWEDRGTCILFGDGCGVAIIGRGEEGEESDILATHLGADGTGKEFFDQPIGGAVHPLTAEHLEEKTHYMQMKGREMFKVATRTLAQNARTVLEKANLKLEDVDWLVPHQANVRIIETTGKLLGIDPEKVIVNIDKYANTSAATVPMAFHEAIQDGRIKRGDIVLFDAFGAGLTTGATLLRY, from the coding sequence ATGACGGAATATAAAGTAAAAATTAAGGGAACAGGAATGTTTGTTCCTGAGAAAGTTTTAACGAATGATGACCTCTCAAAAATGGTTGATACAAATGATGAGTGGATCTTCGAGAGAACAGGAATTCGTCAAAGAAGAATTTCAAATACTGAGGCCGGTGAGTTTCCAAGCGACATGGCCTATCACGCAACTCTTCAAGCATTAAAAGAAGCGAATCTTGAACCAAATGATATCGACATGATTCTCTTTGGTTCAGTTACACCAGATTATAAACTCCCAAACACAGCAGTTATTCTTCAGCAGAAACTAGGTATCACAAATCAATGTGCGGCCCTAGATATTGCAGCAGCATGCTCTGGTTTTGTTTACGGTGTAAACATGGCACAGGCCATGGTGAGAACAGGAATGCAAAAGAACGTTCTAGTTGTCGGTTCTGAAATGCTAAGTACAGAAGTAAACTGGGAAGACAGAGGAACTTGTATTCTCTTTGGAGACGGTTGTGGCGTGGCCATAATTGGAAGAGGAGAAGAAGGTGAAGAATCTGATATTCTAGCTACTCACCTTGGTGCCGATGGAACAGGTAAAGAGTTCTTTGACCAACCAATTGGTGGAGCAGTTCACCCTCTTACGGCTGAGCACTTAGAGGAAAAAACTCACTACATGCAAATGAAAGGTAGAGAGATGTTCAAAGTAGCAACGAGAACTCTCGCTCAAAATGCAAGAACAGTTTTAGAAAAAGCAAATTTAAAATTAGAAGATGTGGACTGGCTAGTTCCTCATCAAGCTAATGTGAGAATAATTGAAACAACAGGAAAGCTTCTAGGTATTGATCCTGAGAAAGTTATCGTCAATATAGATAAATACGCTAATACTTCTGCCGCGACAGTGCCAATGGCATTTCACGAGGCTATCCAAGACGGAAGAATTAAAAGAGGTGATATCGTTTTATTTGACGCTTTTGGTGCAGGACTGACAACAGGGGCCACTCTACTACGTTACTAA
- a CDS encoding FHA domain-containing protein: MTYYLINIENSDFIKIKDKLILGRKSSCDIVLKDDLVSGRHCRFHVTERFLMLEDLDASNPVQVNNQEMDSKSRIRINVKDKLKIGSTEFYLSDKEPSDEVTYKSMVLEKVKIHETFDSDLDYEQHQSHWHEEVSKKKNEIVKIQKKLNKVTSSKDKMQNLKNQVAELETNIEKLQSRIGETKNYSQEELVEKISLFSEKIKYYTEKRDQLFAIQTLASEKEELKAKKKSLMEKLGELSEEDLDKQHHELSKIYNTEVDALSKLNEKLKKS; this comes from the coding sequence GTGACGTATTATTTAATTAATATAGAGAACTCTGACTTTATAAAAATTAAGGACAAGTTAATACTAGGAAGAAAGAGTTCCTGCGACATTGTTTTAAAGGATGATCTCGTATCTGGTAGACATTGCAGATTTCACGTCACCGAGAGATTTCTCATGCTTGAGGACCTCGATGCCTCCAATCCAGTACAAGTTAATAATCAAGAAATGGACTCTAAGTCCCGCATAAGAATTAATGTCAAAGATAAATTAAAAATTGGATCAACTGAGTTCTACCTTAGCGATAAAGAGCCAAGCGATGAAGTGACGTACAAGTCTATGGTTCTTGAGAAAGTTAAAATTCATGAAACTTTTGACTCTGATCTAGATTACGAACAACATCAATCCCACTGGCATGAAGAAGTCTCCAAGAAGAAAAATGAAATTGTAAAAATTCAAAAGAAGCTCAACAAGGTCACTTCTAGTAAAGATAAAATGCAGAATTTAAAGAACCAAGTTGCAGAGCTTGAAACGAATATAGAAAAGCTACAGAGTAGGATTGGTGAGACTAAGAACTACTCTCAGGAAGAGCTAGTAGAGAAGATAAGTCTCTTTAGTGAAAAAATTAAATATTACACAGAGAAGAGAGACCAACTCTTTGCAATTCAAACTCTCGCCAGTGAGAAAGAAGAGCTTAAGGCCAAGAAGAAATCTCTGATGGAAAAACTGGGCGAGCTCTCAGAAGAAGATTTAGATAAGCAACACCATGAGCTATCGAAAATCTACAATACAGAAGTAGATGCGCTATCAAAACTGAATGAGAAGTTAAAAAAGTCTTAA
- the acpP gene encoding acyl carrier protein: MEEKVIKLVSDATKIDIAKINAGTSFVDDLNLDSLDIVELMMKMEDEFGVEIPEEDAEGLKSVADVVTYLEKKQ; this comes from the coding sequence ATGGAAGAAAAAGTAATTAAACTTGTAAGTGATGCAACTAAGATTGATATTGCTAAAATCAACGCGGGAACAAGCTTCGTTGACGATCTAAACCTTGATTCACTAGACATCGTTGAGCTAATGATGAAAATGGAAGATGAGTTTGGTGTAGAAATTCCAGAGGAAGACGCAGAAGGTCTTAAGTCAGTTGCTGATGTTGTAACTTACTTAGAAAAGAAGCAATAA
- a CDS encoding ABC transporter ATP-binding protein → MLSFENPAVRISNLTKVFGKHTVLNNLNFDIPKNKITTILGFSGAGKSTLLKHILGLHQPTSGVVEVLGSNLKNLDPMKLREFRQNFGMLFQYAALFDSMSAVENVAFPMREFTKLGNEEIISKSKDLLLSVGIKEVSFEGLPSELSGGMRKRVGLARGLALNPHIMLYDEPTTGLDPITTKMVNDLIVDTAEKNSDRGMTSIIISHDVKATLRISDFVAFLDRGNIVEYLPVEEFKKSTNPLVQEFINL, encoded by the coding sequence ATGTTGAGTTTTGAAAATCCTGCCGTAAGAATTTCTAATCTAACCAAAGTATTTGGTAAGCATACAGTACTTAATAATTTAAATTTTGATATCCCTAAAAATAAAATTACAACAATTCTAGGTTTTTCAGGAGCTGGAAAGTCAACTCTCTTAAAACATATTCTTGGGCTTCATCAGCCGACAAGTGGAGTGGTTGAGGTTCTTGGAAGTAATTTAAAAAATCTTGATCCAATGAAGCTAAGAGAGTTTAGGCAAAATTTTGGAATGCTCTTTCAATATGCTGCCCTCTTTGACTCCATGAGTGCTGTGGAAAATGTCGCTTTTCCTATGCGAGAATTCACGAAGCTTGGGAATGAAGAGATTATTTCTAAGTCAAAAGACCTACTGCTTTCAGTGGGAATTAAAGAGGTTTCTTTTGAAGGACTTCCCTCAGAATTATCTGGAGGGATGAGAAAGAGAGTAGGTCTAGCTAGAGGGCTTGCTCTAAATCCTCATATAATGTTGTATGACGAACCAACAACTGGTCTAGATCCAATTACGACAAAAATGGTCAATGACTTGATTGTGGATACGGCCGAAAAGAATAGTGACCGAGGCATGACATCAATTATTATCTCTCACGATGTAAAAGCTACCCTTCGTATTTCAGATTTTGTAGCTTTTTTAGATCGTGGTAATATTGTTGAATACTTACCTGTGGAAGAATTTAAAAAATCAACAAATCCTCTTGTGCAGGAGTTTATAAATTTATGA
- the glyA gene encoding serine hydroxymethyltransferase, whose protein sequence is MFHKDATSLDTMDSEITKLVELERVRQEEGLELIASENYTSKAVMEAQGTILTNKYAEGLPGKRYYGGCEVVDSVETLAIERVKKLFGAKFANVQAHSGSGANMAAYFSLLEVGDKVLGMNLAEGGHLTHGSPVNFSGKLFKIIPYGLDLESETIDYDALRDLALKEKPKMIIAGASAYPRTIDFEKFRSIADEVGAYLMVDMAHIAGLVAAGLHPNPVPHAHVVTSTTHKTLRGPRGGIILTNDEELAKKINFNVFPGIQGGPLEHVIAAKAVSFKEALEPSYIDYQKQVILNAKVLGEKLQAEGIEIVSGGTDNHLLLVKTDSVNLSGKQAEHALEAAGITCNKNMIPGDKRSPFVTSGVRLGTPAITTRGLKENHMEQLGTWISKALRNSEDEGVLKSIKEEVLTLCREYPVY, encoded by the coding sequence ATGTTTCATAAAGATGCAACTTCACTTGATACAATGGATTCAGAGATCACAAAACTTGTAGAGCTAGAAAGAGTTCGCCAAGAAGAGGGGCTCGAACTTATTGCTTCAGAGAACTATACTTCAAAAGCTGTCATGGAAGCTCAAGGTACAATTCTTACGAATAAGTACGCTGAAGGTCTTCCGGGTAAGAGATACTATGGTGGTTGTGAAGTTGTTGACTCTGTTGAAACTCTTGCTATTGAAAGAGTTAAGAAATTATTTGGAGCAAAGTTTGCCAACGTTCAGGCCCACTCAGGATCTGGTGCAAATATGGCCGCTTACTTCTCTCTTTTAGAAGTTGGAGATAAAGTTCTTGGAATGAACCTAGCTGAAGGTGGTCACCTCACTCATGGTTCTCCAGTTAACTTTTCAGGAAAACTTTTTAAAATTATTCCTTACGGTCTCGATTTAGAAAGTGAAACAATTGATTATGATGCCCTTAGAGATTTGGCCCTAAAAGAGAAGCCAAAGATGATTATAGCTGGAGCGTCTGCCTACCCTAGAACAATTGACTTCGAAAAATTTAGAAGTATTGCTGATGAAGTTGGTGCTTACCTTATGGTAGACATGGCCCATATCGCAGGTCTAGTGGCCGCGGGACTCCATCCTAATCCAGTGCCTCATGCTCATGTTGTAACTTCAACAACGCATAAAACTCTTAGAGGCCCTAGAGGTGGAATTATTCTTACGAATGATGAAGAGCTCGCTAAGAAAATTAATTTCAATGTCTTCCCTGGTATTCAAGGTGGACCACTTGAGCACGTCATCGCGGCCAAGGCCGTTTCTTTTAAAGAAGCGCTCGAGCCAAGCTATATCGATTACCAAAAGCAAGTGATCCTTAATGCAAAAGTTCTAGGTGAGAAGCTACAGGCCGAAGGGATTGAAATAGTCTCTGGTGGAACAGACAATCACCTTCTTCTGGTAAAGACAGACTCTGTTAATCTTTCTGGAAAGCAAGCTGAACATGCACTTGAAGCCGCAGGGATTACTTGTAATAAGAATATGATTCCTGGAGACAAGAGATCTCCTTTTGTAACTTCAGGTGTAAGACTTGGAACTCCTGCCATCACGACAAGAGGTCTCAAGGAAAATCATATGGAGCAACTTGGAACTTGGATATCTAAGGCGCTTAGAAATAGCGAAGACGAAGGAGTTCTTAAATCAATTAAAGAAGAAGTCCTCACTCTTTGTAGAGAATATCCTGTTTACTAA